In Cercospora beticola chromosome 3, complete sequence, the following proteins share a genomic window:
- the RVB2 gene encoding RuvB-like protein 2, producing the protein MAAPITTVSDSKERQGLNLIAAHSHIRGLGLTPDTLTPKPSAGGLVGQQQARKAAGVILQMVKEGKIAGRAVLISGPPSTGKTAIAIGLSKELGEDVPFTALASSEIFSMEMSKTEALEQAFRKSIAVRIREESEVIEGEVVEIQIDRSVTGNNKSGKLTLKTTDMETLYDMGTRMIDSMTKEKVMAGDIISIDKASGRITKLGRSYTRSRDYDAVGSDAKFIQCPDGELQVRRETVHTVSLHEIDVINSRTQGFLALFSGDTGEIRSEVREQINTKVAEWKEEGKAEIVPGVLFIDEVHMLDIECFSFINRALEDELAPIVIMASNRGSTTIRGTNYRSPHGLPLDFLDRVVIISTQQYQNDEIRDILQLRAQEEDIDISADAMALLTKIGLETGLRYASNLITTSHLLSQKRKAKEVELNDVSRSYQLFYDPTRSVKFVTEFEKRLIGEDGGVTLGASTNGHSNGDAMEVS; encoded by the coding sequence ATGGCTGCTCCCATCACGACCGTCTCCGACTCGAAAGAGCGACAGGGACTCAACCTCATCGCGGCGCATTCCCACATACGAGGTCTCGGATTGACGCCGGACACGCTGACCCCCAAGCCGTCTGCTGGCGGGCTGGTGGGTCAGCAACAGGCTCGCAAGGCCGCTGGTGTGATTCTGCAAATGGTCAAGGAGGGCAAGATTGCGGGTCGAGCAGTCCTCATCTCCGGACCTCCTAGCACGGGCAAGACAGCCATAGCAATCGGCTTGAGCAAGGAGCTTGGCGAAGACGTGCCATTCACAGCGTTGGCATCGTCCGAAATCTTCAGCATGGAAATGAGCAAGACCGAGGCGCTGGAGCAGGCATTCCGCAAATCGATCGCAGTGCGGATACGAGAAGAGAGCGAGGTAATTGAGGGCGAGGTGGTGGAGATCCAGATTGATCGATCAGTCACGGGCAACAACAAGAGCGGCAAGCTCACTCTCAAAACAACGGACATGGAAACTCTATACGACATGGGAACCCGCATGATCGATAGCATGACGAAGGAGAAGGTCATGGCTGGcgacatcatcagcatcgacaAGGCAAGTGGGCGGATCACAAAGCTGGGACGCAGCTACACCAGAAGCCGAGATTATGATGCAGTGGGCTCAGATGCCAAGTTCATACAATGTCCAGATGGCGAGTTGCAGGTGCGACGAGAGACCGTTCACACTGTCTCGCTACATGAGATAGACGTGATCAACAGCCGGACACAGGGATTCCTGGCTCTATTTTCTGGCGACACTGGTGAGATCAGGTCGGAGGTGCGGGAGCAGATCAACACAAAAGTCGCAGAGTGGAAGGAAGAAGGCAAGGCCGAGATCGTTCCTGGAGTTTTGTTCATCGACGAAGTGCACATGTTAGACATTGAgtgcttcagcttcattAACCGCGCGCTCGAGGATGAACTGGCACCGATTGTGATTATGGCTTCAAATCGCGGTTCCACGACGATTCGGGGTACCAATTATCGAAGTCCTCACGGCTTGCCGTTGGATTTCCTGGACCGTGTTGTCATCATCTCAACACAACAATACCAAAACGACGAAATTCGCGACATCCTGCAGCTCCGCGCACAGGAGGAGGACATCGACATATCGGCAGACGCAATGGCATTACTCACCAAGATTGGGCTGGAGACCGGACTTCGTTACGCGAGCAATCTCATCACAACTTCACATCTGCTTTCGCAAAAGCGAAAAGCCAAAGAGGTCGAGCTCAACGATGTGTCGCGCTCCTACCAGCTCTTCTATGACCCTACCCGAAGTGTGAAGTTCGTGACTGAGTTCGAGAAGCGACTGATCGGTGAGGACGGGGGCGTGACACTGGGTGCCAGCACAAATGGGCACAGCAATGGAGACGCGATGGAGGTGTCATAA